The following proteins come from a genomic window of Winogradskyella sp. PC-19:
- the rplC gene encoding 50S ribosomal protein L3, translating into MSGLIGKKIGMTSIFDENGKNIPCTVIEAGPCIVTQVRTEEVDGYSALQLGFDDATEKSATKADLGHAKKAGTSVKRKVAEFKGFDAEYKLGDAITVEHFIEGEFVDIAGTSKGKGFQGVVKRHNFAGVGQATHGQHNRLRAPGSIGAASYPARVFKGMKMAGRMGGDTVKVQNLRVYKVVPEKNLLVVKGCVPGHKNSYVIIQK; encoded by the coding sequence ATGTCTGGGTTAATTGGAAAAAAAATCGGTATGACCAGCATCTTCGATGAAAATGGAAAAAACATTCCATGTACAGTAATCGAAGCTGGACCATGTATCGTTACCCAAGTCAGAACTGAAGAAGTGGACGGTTATAGTGCACTACAATTAGGTTTCGATGACGCGACAGAAAAAAGCGCTACTAAAGCAGACTTAGGTCATGCTAAAAAAGCGGGTACTTCTGTAAAGCGCAAAGTTGCTGAGTTCAAAGGTTTTGATGCGGAGTACAAGTTAGGTGATGCTATCACTGTAGAGCACTTTATCGAAGGAGAGTTTGTGGATATCGCAGGAACTTCAAAAGGTAAAGGTTTTCAAGGTGTAGTAAAACGTCACAATTTTGCTGGTGTAGGTCAAGCGACACACGGTCAGCATAACCGTTTAAGAGCTCCTGGTTCTATTGGTGCTGCTTCTTATCCTGCGAGAGTATTCAAAGGAATGAAAATGGCAGGAAGAATGGGTGGAGACACAGTAAAAGTTCAAAATTTAAGAGTTTACAAAGTAGTTCCTGAAAAGAACTTACTAGTAGTTAAAGGTTGTGTCCCAGGACACAAAAACTCTTACGTAATTATTCAGAAGTAA
- the rpsJ gene encoding 30S ribosomal protein S10 has translation MSQKIRIKLKSYDHNLVDKSADKIVKTVKSTGAVVTGPIPLPTHKKIFTVLRSPHVNKKSREQFQLSSYKRLLDIYSSSSKTIDALMKLELPSGVEVEIKV, from the coding sequence ATGAGTCAAAAAATTAGAATAAAATTAAAGTCTTACGATCACAATTTAGTTGACAAGTCTGCTGATAAGATTGTAAAAACAGTAAAGAGTACAGGTGCTGTTGTAACAGGTCCAATTCCTTTACCAACACACAAGAAAATTTTCACTGTATTACGTTCACCACACGTAAACAAGAAGTCGAGAGAACAATTTCAATTAAGCTCTTACAAGAGATTATTAGATATTTACTCTTCATCTTCTAAGACGATTGATGCCTTAATGAAACTTGAATTACCAAGTGGAGTTGAAGTAGAAATCAAAGTATAA